One Spirochaetota bacterium DNA window includes the following coding sequences:
- a CDS encoding AraC family transcriptional regulator → MVRRRLSGKFQLDLSGMAGAGLLNFYATRARQIRPPTPPHTHAGFAELYYVSRGEQFFEVNGYPAPLHAGEMLITFPEDRHSSAGHPNETVTSYMLWIDITRPDGFLGLSGDDSRLLHRRFTGITNRHVIVPGIETLFHAIVDDAHSRDALARLSMQQHLREVVLRIITAERANRPRRSAVMRSVLRYIDAHAREDIGIGTLAALAHLSVPRFRHVFRETVGLAPNEYIVRQKIAQAKTLLYDGSSVTDAAFTMGFSSSQYFSTVFKRLTGQIPRTIKVRTKA, encoded by the coding sequence ATGGTTCGACGACGATTGTCCGGCAAATTCCAGCTTGACCTCAGCGGCATGGCAGGTGCGGGTCTTCTCAATTTCTATGCGACGCGGGCACGGCAGATACGTCCGCCGACACCGCCGCATACGCATGCCGGCTTTGCTGAGCTCTATTATGTAAGCCGCGGCGAGCAGTTCTTCGAGGTGAACGGCTATCCGGCACCGCTTCACGCAGGAGAGATGCTCATAACGTTCCCCGAGGACAGGCACAGCAGCGCCGGCCACCCGAATGAAACGGTCACATCATATATGCTCTGGATCGATATCACGCGACCCGATGGTTTTCTCGGGCTCAGCGGGGACGATTCGCGGCTGCTCCATCGCCGTTTCACCGGCATTACGAACCGGCATGTGATAGTGCCGGGGATCGAAACGTTGTTCCACGCCATTGTCGATGATGCGCACTCGCGCGATGCGTTGGCGCGCCTTTCGATGCAGCAGCATCTCAGGGAGGTAGTGCTTCGCATCATCACTGCCGAGCGGGCGAATCGTCCGCGGCGATCCGCCGTCATGCGTTCGGTATTGCGCTACATCGATGCGCACGCGCGGGAGGATATCGGCATCGGCACGCTTGCAGCACTCGCGCATCTGTCGGTGCCGCGCTTTCGTCATGTGTTCCGTGAGACCGTGGGCCTTGCGCCGAACGAATACATCGTGCGGCAGAAGATAGCGCAGGCGAAGACGCTTCTTTATGACGGATCATCGGTCACCGATGCTGCGTTCACGATGGGCTTTTCCTCAAGCCAGTATTTTTCCACCGTGTTCAAGCGGCTGACCGGGCAGATACCGCGCACGATAAAAGTTCGGACGAAAGCGTGA